In Clostridium swellfunianum, a genomic segment contains:
- the spoIIIAA gene encoding stage III sporulation protein AA, giving the protein MENTKEILEILPQHIRNEVISLKGVEKLQELRLKVNKPLMFQVGNEEVVSNYKASIQDIKLILQHISNYSIYAYEEEIKQGYLTIKGGHRVGLCGSCVIEDNKIKTIKSFGSLNIRISKEIEGCSNKIIPFILRESDTLNTIVISPPRCGKTTLLRDIARNLSDGMPQLKLKGKKLCIIDERSEISACFNAIPQMNVGIRTDVLDNCPKAEGIMMAIRSMSPEIIVCDEIGTHKDMESILMALNSGVSLITTIHGYGIEDLYNRAVFKEIVENQVFKRAIVLSSRNGAGTIEYIYDFDKKDKLWRN; this is encoded by the coding sequence ATGGAAAACACTAAAGAAATCTTAGAAATACTACCACAGCACATTAGAAATGAAGTTATTAGTTTAAAAGGCGTTGAAAAACTTCAAGAGCTCAGGCTAAAAGTGAACAAGCCTTTGATGTTTCAAGTAGGAAATGAAGAAGTAGTATCAAACTATAAGGCATCTATTCAGGACATCAAGCTTATTCTACAGCATATAAGCAATTACTCTATTTATGCCTATGAGGAAGAGATTAAACAGGGCTACCTTACTATTAAAGGTGGACATAGAGTAGGCTTATGCGGAAGCTGCGTTATAGAAGATAATAAAATTAAGACTATTAAAAGCTTCGGTTCATTAAATATAAGAATAAGCAAAGAGATTGAAGGATGCTCAAACAAGATTATTCCATTTATCTTAAGAGAGAGCGATACGTTAAACACAATTGTCATATCTCCTCCAAGATGTGGGAAAACAACTTTACTCAGGGATATAGCTCGAAACCTTTCCGATGGAATGCCACAATTGAAGCTTAAGGGTAAGAAGTTATGCATTATTGATGAGAGAAGCGAAATAAGTGCTTGTTTTAATGCAATTCCTCAGATGAATGTAGGTATAAGAACTGATGTTTTGGATAATTGTCCTAAGGCTGAAGGCATTATGATGGCTATCAGAAGTATGTCTCCGGAGATAATTGTATGTGATGAAATTGGTACTCATAAGGATATGGAAAGCATATTAATGGCGCTTAATTCTGGTGTAAGTCTCATTACTACCATTCATGGATATGGAATAGAGGATTTATACAATAGGGCGGTATTTAAAGAAATAGTTGAGAATCAAGTTTTTAAGAGAGCCATTGTACTTAGTTCTAGAAATGGAGCTGGAACAATAGAATATATTTACGATTTCGATAAAAAAGACAAGCTTTGGAGGAACTAG
- the xseA gene encoding exodeoxyribonuclease VII large subunit produces MYIKTLSVSALNNYVKKMIDADFILNNLNIKGEISNFKMHSSGHLYFSLKDENSKINCIMFKTYASNLKFRPKDGESVVVKGKVSVYEKDGAYQLYCYEMKQEGIGELYIKFQEMKNKLEREGLFNLEHKRAIPKYPARIGIITSPTGAAVRDIINVATRRNKAVDLLLYPALVQGENASEDIIRGLKILNNTEKVDVIILARGGGSIEELWAFNNEKLAYEVFNSKKPIITGVGHETDFTIVDFVSDMRAPTPSAAAELAVPGLEEIQVKIEGYSGYFEGALKDTLRRNHNKVELLKKTLEIHSPMNKIINQYNYIDNLQSRLAMRVESKLRIKREELSRLHAVIDAHNPLKVLNKGYAVIEDANGKLVSSKQTLLSITDILITVKDGRVKAALEYVEEK; encoded by the coding sequence ATGTATATTAAAACTTTGTCAGTTTCAGCATTAAATAATTATGTTAAAAAGATGATAGATGCTGATTTTATATTAAATAACTTAAATATTAAAGGTGAAATATCAAATTTTAAAATGCACTCCAGCGGACACTTGTATTTTTCTTTAAAAGATGAAAACAGCAAAATAAACTGTATAATGTTTAAGACCTACGCTAGCAATTTAAAATTCAGACCCAAAGATGGAGAGTCCGTTGTAGTTAAAGGCAAGGTTTCCGTATATGAAAAGGACGGAGCATATCAGCTGTACTGCTATGAAATGAAGCAGGAAGGCATAGGAGAATTATATATAAAGTTTCAGGAAATGAAGAACAAGCTTGAAAGGGAAGGCTTGTTTAATTTAGAACATAAAAGAGCTATTCCAAAGTATCCTGCAAGGATTGGGATAATAACGTCTCCAACAGGTGCTGCTGTTAGAGATATAATAAATGTAGCAACCAGGAGAAACAAAGCTGTAGATCTTTTATTATACCCTGCTTTGGTTCAGGGTGAAAATGCCAGCGAGGATATAATTAGAGGCTTAAAAATATTAAATAACACTGAAAAAGTAGATGTTATAATACTAGCTAGAGGCGGAGGATCCATTGAAGAATTATGGGCCTTTAACAATGAAAAGCTTGCCTATGAAGTTTTTAACTCTAAAAAACCTATAATTACTGGCGTTGGACATGAAACGGATTTTACAATTGTTGATTTTGTAAGCGATATGAGAGCACCTACTCCTTCTGCAGCGGCAGAACTTGCGGTTCCAGGCTTAGAGGAGATACAGGTTAAGATAGAGGGATATAGTGGATACTTTGAAGGTGCCTTAAAGGATACTCTCAGAAGAAACCATAACAAGGTAGAGCTTCTAAAGAAAACTCTTGAGATACACAGCCCTATGAATAAGATAATAAACCAGTATAACTACATTGATAATTTGCAAAGCAGACTTGCTATGAGGGTTGAGTCAAAACTAAGAATTAAAAGGGAAGAATTAAGCAGGCTGCATGCTGTTATAGACGCTCATAATCCTCTTAAGGTTTTAAACAAAGGCTATGCAGTAATAGAGGATGCTAATGGAAAACTTGTAAGCAGCAAACAAACCCTTTTGAGCATCACCGATATTTTGATAACTGTAAAGGATGGCAGAGTTAAAGCAGCACTTGAATATGTTGAGGAAAAGTAA
- the spoIIIAD gene encoding stage III sporulation protein AD: MEIVKIVAFAFIALSIVFLLHNSGKSVLAVQVSTVVGMLIFLFMISKITAVLQLLQQLALKANIDFVYLNTIFKILGIAYLATFCAEICRDAGEGSIAKHVEFAGKILILVLSIPILMAVLQSILKIM; encoded by the coding sequence ATGGAGATAGTTAAAATAGTTGCATTTGCTTTCATAGCCTTATCCATAGTTTTTCTTCTGCATAATAGCGGAAAAAGTGTACTAGCTGTGCAGGTAAGCACTGTAGTAGGTATGTTAATATTCTTGTTTATGATAAGTAAGATTACAGCAGTTTTGCAGCTTTTGCAGCAGTTGGCTCTTAAGGCAAATATAGACTTCGTTTATTTAAATACTATTTTTAAAATACTAGGAATTGCCTATTTGGCTACCTTTTGTGCTGAAATCTGCAGGGATGCAGGGGAAGGAAGTATAGCCAAGCATGTTGAATTTGCAGGCAAGATTTTGATATTGGTTTTATCTATACCAATACTGATGGCTGTGCTGCAATCTATTCTAAAGATAATGTAG
- a CDS encoding exodeoxyribonuclease VII small subunit, producing MAKKTENFESMMNKLEEIAALMDSEQLSLEQSMKYYEEGVKLCNKLYKALNEAEGKIKILTDNKEENFILNEE from the coding sequence ATGGCAAAGAAAACTGAGAACTTTGAAAGCATGATGAATAAACTTGAAGAGATAGCAGCTTTAATGGATAGTGAACAGCTTTCCTTAGAGCAGTCTATGAAGTATTACGAAGAAGGTGTAAAGCTGTGCAATAAGCTTTATAAAGCCTTAAACGAGGCGGAAGGAAAAATAAAAATTTTAACAGACAATAAAGAAGAAAACTTTATACTTAATGAGGAATAA
- the spoIIIAF gene encoding stage III sporulation protein AF, translating to MIGELRSFIITICTAVIFITAVEMILPSNSFKKYAKFVLGLILITVLINPIIKIFDKGFDFNEYVNQATKYVDSKEYDNTYSKYKNDSMTKTLDTFKLNLESAVQAKLKDRFPKNNYAIEAQVAYDDQNDSVYVKSLKVGVKDGTINPVKKVVITTKGNVENLTQSLNDERSRLIKEYLSGELKLAANSIEVYKN from the coding sequence ATGATTGGAGAGCTAAGGAGCTTTATAATAACCATATGTACAGCAGTTATTTTTATCACAGCAGTTGAAATGATTTTGCCAAGCAACAGCTTTAAGAAATATGCCAAGTTTGTTTTGGGTTTGATACTAATTACTGTGCTCATTAATCCAATTATAAAAATTTTTGACAAGGGTTTCGATTTTAACGAGTATGTGAATCAGGCAACAAAGTATGTAGATTCTAAAGAATATGATAACACTTACAGTAAGTATAAGAATGACAGTATGACTAAAACCCTGGATACCTTTAAGCTAAACTTGGAAAGTGCTGTTCAAGCAAAATTAAAAGATAGATTTCCTAAAAACAATTACGCAATTGAAGCTCAAGTAGCTTATGATGATCAGAATGACAGCGTATATGTTAAAAGCCTTAAGGTTGGAGTAAAGGATGGAACTATTAATCCAGTTAAGAAGGTTGTTATAACAACAAAGGGTAACGTAGAAAATTTAACCCAATCCTTAAATGATGAAAGAAGTAGGCTTATAAAGGAATACTTAAGCGGCGAGCTAAAGTTAGCTGCAAATTCTATAGAAGTTTATAAAAACTAA
- the nusB gene encoding transcription antitermination factor NusB, which yields MNRRKSREVAMTLLFEMSINKEDYSEILENFKEHTDNDLSDVDMEYVTRILKGVQENIETIDKTIEQHLINWKLYRLAKIDLAILRTSTYEILFEEDIPNKVAVNEGIELSKKYSDPKSFQFINGVLGSMIKANND from the coding sequence ATGAACAGAAGAAAATCAAGAGAAGTTGCGATGACGCTGCTTTTTGAAATGTCTATAAATAAGGAAGATTACAGTGAAATACTAGAGAACTTTAAAGAGCATACAGACAATGACTTGTCAGATGTGGATATGGAGTATGTGACGAGAATCCTTAAAGGTGTTCAGGAAAACATAGAAACTATAGATAAGACAATTGAACAGCATTTAATAAACTGGAAGCTATATAGACTAGCTAAAATAGATTTGGCAATCTTAAGAACAAGTACATATGAAATACTTTTTGAAGAGGATATACCAAACAAGGTAGCTGTTAATGAAGGTATCGAACTTTCAAAGAAGTACTCGGATCCTAAATCCTTTCAATTTATAAACGGTGTTTTAGGAAGCATGATTAAAGCAAATAATGATTAA
- the spoIIIAC gene encoding stage III sporulation protein AC yields MLDIGLLFKIGAFGIVLMILDKILKASGKDEIAMITNLAGIVIVLITVIGLISKLFGSVRTMFTL; encoded by the coding sequence ATGTTAGACATAGGATTGCTGTTTAAAATAGGAGCATTTGGAATTGTACTAATGATACTTGATAAAATTCTTAAGGCCTCAGGTAAAGATGAAATTGCAATGATAACAAATTTAGCAGGGATAGTTATAGTTCTTATAACAGTTATAGGCTTGATAAGCAAGCTGTTTGGAAGCGTAAGAACCATGTTTACGTTGTAG
- the spoIIIAB gene encoding stage III sporulation protein SpoIIIAB — protein sequence MIKTLGCLLILAASTFGGFAYAENFKKRVRQLNELERAVNQLQNEIEYTYTPLPEALRNVSQKCDAPMSLIFKKASEFLYNNEVESVYEAFKKCIDLCETNISKEDMNILMDLSKSLGESDVEGHKKMFSLAKNNLKKRISLAEEAVNKNVKMYRYLGFSLGAMIVIVLI from the coding sequence ATGATTAAAACATTAGGGTGCTTATTAATATTAGCAGCTTCAACCTTTGGAGGCTTTGCCTATGCAGAAAATTTTAAGAAAAGAGTAAGACAGTTAAATGAGCTTGAGAGAGCTGTAAATCAACTTCAAAATGAGATTGAGTATACCTATACTCCTCTTCCGGAGGCTCTCCGCAATGTTTCACAAAAGTGTGATGCACCTATGAGCTTGATTTTTAAAAAGGCTTCAGAGTTTCTTTACAACAATGAGGTTGAAAGTGTTTATGAGGCGTTTAAAAAATGTATTGATTTGTGTGAGACAAATATTAGCAAAGAAGACATGAATATTCTAATGGATTTATCAAAATCTTTAGGAGAATCTGATGTAGAAGGGCATAAAAAAATGTTTTCTCTTGCTAAAAACAACCTTAAAAAAAGAATAAGCCTTGCAGAAGAAGCAGTAAATAAAAACGTAAAAATGTATCGTTACTTAGGCTTTAGCTTAGGTGCAATGATAGTCATTGTTTTGATATAG
- a CDS encoding SpoIIIAH-like family protein, with protein sequence MNKKQAFIIATLLVLIVCAGILATKVNSPLYVDGREIGEQAASTTKSDVIADLRLKRDTENARTLPTYQTLINDPNIAKEQKEATLKKFNTLSANIENEKKIEAQLQGKGYEDSFCQIAEDKVTVYVKAKENLTDKQTKDIKNIVVNFTKVKDVEIARKQ encoded by the coding sequence ATGAATAAGAAACAAGCCTTTATTATCGCCACTTTATTAGTATTAATCGTGTGTGCAGGAATACTTGCCACAAAGGTAAACAGTCCTTTATATGTGGACGGAAGAGAAATCGGTGAACAAGCTGCCAGCACAACAAAGAGCGATGTCATTGCTGATTTAAGACTTAAGCGTGATACTGAAAACGCAAGGACACTTCCTACATATCAAACTTTAATAAATGATCCTAACATAGCTAAAGAGCAAAAGGAAGCTACACTTAAAAAGTTCAACACTCTTTCAGCTAATATTGAAAATGAGAAGAAAATAGAAGCTCAGCTTCAAGGTAAGGGTTATGAAGATTCCTTCTGCCAAATAGCAGAAGATAAGGTTACTGTTTATGTTAAGGCAAAGGAAAACCTAACAGACAAGCAAACAAAGGATATAAAAAATATAGTAGTTAATTTTACAAAAGTTAAGGATGTTGAAATAGCTAGAAAACAATAA
- the spoIIIAG gene encoding stage III sporulation protein AG, which produces MDIHKFLEGIYKELKKLFNSEETKEIKEVRLEKGKNSKFPNFLIICLSAILLGILAMIGSDYFKSASTAKITNEDKPIVSSVRSNMSESEIAAENKLKSVLQDIDGVGRVNVMLTFDGSEEQIPAVNINNSTNNTKEKDNAGGTRETTQKNDGSTIVITNDGMKNQPLIVKTANPKVIGVVVVAEGAKERAIELKIIKAVTGLYNVATDKVSVFPMKK; this is translated from the coding sequence ATGGATATTCACAAGTTTCTGGAAGGTATTTACAAAGAATTAAAGAAACTTTTTAACAGCGAGGAAACGAAAGAAATTAAAGAGGTTAGGCTAGAGAAAGGAAAGAATAGCAAGTTCCCTAATTTTCTCATAATCTGTTTATCTGCAATTTTACTGGGCATATTGGCTATGATTGGAAGCGACTATTTTAAAAGCGCAAGCACTGCTAAGATAACAAATGAAGATAAACCAATAGTGAGTAGTGTGAGATCGAATATGAGTGAAAGTGAAATAGCTGCTGAAAACAAGCTGAAGTCTGTTCTACAGGATATCGATGGAGTAGGCAGAGTTAATGTTATGCTTACCTTTGATGGAAGCGAAGAGCAGATACCAGCTGTAAATATTAATAATTCCACAAACAATACCAAGGAAAAAGATAACGCCGGAGGAACTAGAGAGACAACTCAAAAAAACGATGGAAGTACTATTGTAATAACTAATGATGGAATGAAAAATCAGCCTTTAATTGTAAAAACTGCAAACCCTAAGGTCATAGGTGTTGTTGTTGTAGCTGAAGGAGCAAAGGAAAGAGCCATTGAGCTTAAAATAATCAAAGCTGTTACAGGACTCTATAATGTAGCAACAGATAAAGTTAGTGTTTTTCCAATGAAAAAGTAG
- a CDS encoding bifunctional 5,10-methylenetetrahydrofolate dehydrogenase/5,10-methenyltetrahydrofolate cyclohydrolase, with product MGSIIDGRVAASAIKEEIKTFVEKAKLEKGRIPCLATVLVGNDGGSIYYVNNQKKLCDELGVENRHVILDETIAEEELLEVVHSLNNDETVDGVIIQLPLPKHIDEKKITSSLNYKKDVDGLTDINLGKFYKGEDCFVPCTPQSILHLIKTTGVKLQGKHAVVVGRSNIVGKPAAQLLLNENCTVTICHSKTEELKKVCSSADILICALGKPEFITEEYIKEAAVVIDVGTSRLNGKMKGDVLFEEAIKKASFITPVPGGVGAVTTVMLIKNTCEAMKKNVY from the coding sequence ATGGGGTCAATAATTGATGGCAGAGTTGCTGCGTCAGCTATTAAGGAAGAGATAAAGACTTTTGTAGAAAAAGCTAAATTAGAAAAAGGCAGGATTCCATGTCTTGCTACTGTTTTGGTTGGCAATGACGGTGGATCCATTTACTATGTGAATAATCAAAAAAAACTTTGCGACGAGCTTGGTGTTGAGAACAGACACGTAATTCTAGATGAGACTATAGCAGAGGAAGAACTTTTAGAGGTTGTTCACAGCTTAAATAATGATGAAACAGTTGATGGAGTAATAATCCAGCTCCCTCTTCCAAAGCATATAGACGAAAAGAAAATTACCTCAAGCTTAAACTATAAGAAAGATGTAGATGGATTAACGGATATAAATTTAGGAAAGTTCTACAAGGGAGAAGATTGTTTTGTGCCCTGCACTCCTCAAAGTATTCTCCATCTTATAAAAACAACTGGAGTGAAGCTTCAAGGAAAGCATGCTGTTGTTGTTGGTAGAAGCAATATAGTGGGAAAGCCTGCGGCGCAGCTTTTACTAAATGAAAATTGCACTGTTACGATTTGCCACTCAAAAACAGAGGAGCTTAAGAAAGTTTGCAGCAGTGCTGACATTTTAATTTGTGCTCTTGGAAAGCCTGAATTTATCACTGAAGAGTACATAAAGGAAGCTGCTGTTGTTATAGACGTTGGAACCTCAAGATTGAATGGTAAGATGAAGGGTGATGTGCTATTTGAAGAAGCAATAAAAAAGGCTTCCTTTATCACACCTGTTCCAGGAGGCGTGGGAGCCGTAACTACAGTTATGCTTATAAAAAATACCTGTGAGGCAATGAAGAAGAATGTATATTAA
- the spoIIIAE gene encoding stage III sporulation protein AE, translating into MKKIILVLLLIIMLPFSAQAAGAAENNLNAEENTKIERLYEYIVNMKTDYEVLKDLDARKFVSEFLKTGDGKFSVSKITRAFAAYAFKEAAAILKSMSILIIIAIICALLNNLQQAFSNDNLSNIAYFACYALMIIILSKSFYGAVQVARDTIYRISDFMAALIPVLMMLLASVGGFTEAAVMDPIILVAINVSVKIYANLIIPLIFMSFVLQFANNISSGFKIDKLTKLISQVAIWTQGIMVTIFIGIVSVRGMASKTIDQVTVKTAKYAVDNFIPVIGKALSDAIASVAGYSLLLKNALSGLGLVIILIIAIFPIIKLLIMSFMYRLTAALIEPISDSKIVTCLSSVGNSITLVMSCVISISIMFFIMVSIIASAGKMAVGG; encoded by the coding sequence ATGAAAAAAATAATATTAGTTCTTTTGCTTATAATCATGCTGCCTTTCAGTGCACAAGCTGCTGGAGCGGCAGAGAATAACTTAAATGCAGAAGAAAACACTAAAATTGAAAGGCTTTATGAATACATAGTGAATATGAAAACAGACTACGAAGTGTTAAAAGATTTGGATGCTAGGAAATTTGTATCTGAATTTTTAAAGACGGGCGATGGTAAGTTTTCGGTTTCAAAGATTACAAGGGCTTTTGCTGCCTATGCCTTTAAGGAGGCGGCTGCAATACTAAAGTCCATGTCGATACTTATAATAATAGCGATAATCTGTGCACTTCTAAATAACCTGCAGCAGGCTTTCAGCAATGACAATTTGTCTAATATAGCTTACTTTGCCTGTTATGCTTTGATGATAATAATTCTTTCTAAAAGCTTTTATGGAGCAGTGCAAGTTGCAAGGGATACCATATACAGGATATCAGATTTCATGGCTGCGCTTATTCCTGTACTCATGATGCTATTAGCAAGCGTGGGAGGTTTTACAGAGGCTGCTGTTATGGATCCTATAATACTAGTAGCAATAAATGTAAGTGTTAAAATCTATGCTAATTTGATTATTCCACTTATTTTTATGAGCTTTGTACTTCAGTTTGCTAATAATATTTCAAGCGGTTTTAAAATCGACAAGTTAACAAAGCTTATAAGTCAAGTAGCAATATGGACCCAGGGCATAATGGTAACAATATTCATAGGAATAGTTTCTGTTAGAGGAATGGCTTCAAAAACAATTGATCAGGTAACAGTAAAGACTGCCAAGTATGCAGTGGATAATTTTATACCTGTAATTGGTAAGGCTCTATCAGATGCGATAGCAAGTGTAGCAGGTTACTCTCTGCTTCTGAAGAATGCCTTAAGTGGATTGGGACTTGTCATAATACTAATAATAGCAATATTCCCAATTATTAAGCTTCTTATTATGTCTTTTATGTACAGACTTACAGCAGCTTTAATCGAGCCAATAAGCGATTCGAAAATAGTAACCTGTTTGTCTTCTGTAGGGAATTCTATAACCCTTGTAATGTCTTGTGTAATAAGTATATCAATCATGTTTTTCATCATGGTTTCAATCATTGCTTCTGCTGGGAAAATGGCTGTAGGAGGATGA
- a CDS encoding Asp23/Gls24 family envelope stress response protein, translating into MEENLREEIDMGIVKISDEVVGVIAGLAATEIKGVIGMSANLVGGITQILTGKKNLSKGVKVNVGENSATIDLFVVIEYGVKIPEVAKMVQDSVKRTVETMTGLVVSAVNVHVQNVAIPKLDEIRVENEE; encoded by the coding sequence ATGGAAGAAAATTTAAGAGAAGAAATTGATATGGGTATTGTTAAAATATCTGATGAGGTTGTTGGTGTTATAGCTGGTCTTGCAGCTACTGAAATTAAGGGCGTTATAGGAATGAGCGCAAATTTGGTTGGAGGCATAACACAAATTCTTACAGGTAAGAAGAACTTGTCTAAGGGAGTTAAGGTTAACGTTGGAGAAAATAGTGCTACAATTGATTTGTTTGTAGTTATAGAATATGGAGTTAAAATACCTGAAGTTGCAAAAATGGTTCAAGACAGTGTGAAGAGAACTGTTGAGACTATGACTGGACTTGTGGTATCAGCTGTAAATGTTCATGTGCAAAACGTAGCAATACCTAAGCTCGATGAGATTAGAGTAGAAAACGAAGAATAA
- a CDS encoding polyprenyl synthetase family protein: MDSKILKTEVEKFLRDYFKDKEGSYNKRIYEAMSYSINIGGKRIRPVLMLLVYNMYNGDYKDIMPIAAAMEMIHTYSLIHDDLPCMDDDDLRRGKPTNHKVYGEAIAVLAGDALLNEAMNIMFKFSLYKGIDTLRACSCISDAAGAEGMIGGQVVDILSEGKNISTEELLYMHRNKTGALIKAAIVTGAMLGNASEEELEILSKYGEKLGLAFQVKDDILDVTGNPELLGKNTNADTEHSKTNFISTYGLEGCKKICTDLTNECMSLLDEISKDTSSLKELSLFLLQREF, encoded by the coding sequence ATGGATAGCAAGATTTTAAAAACAGAAGTTGAAAAGTTTTTAAGGGACTATTTTAAAGATAAAGAAGGCAGCTATAATAAGAGGATATATGAAGCAATGTCCTACAGCATCAATATTGGGGGGAAGAGAATAAGACCAGTTTTGATGCTTTTAGTCTACAATATGTACAACGGGGATTATAAGGATATTATGCCTATAGCAGCTGCCATGGAAATGATACATACTTATTCATTAATCCATGATGACCTGCCTTGCATGGATGATGATGACCTAAGAAGAGGAAAGCCTACAAATCATAAGGTTTATGGGGAGGCAATAGCTGTTTTAGCTGGAGATGCGCTTTTAAATGAAGCTATGAACATTATGTTCAAGTTTAGTCTTTATAAAGGCATAGATACCTTAAGAGCGTGTAGTTGTATCTCGGATGCTGCTGGTGCCGAAGGAATGATCGGAGGGCAGGTAGTAGATATCTTAAGTGAGGGCAAGAACATATCAACTGAGGAGCTTCTTTACATGCATAGGAATAAGACAGGTGCACTTATAAAAGCTGCAATAGTAACAGGTGCCATGCTTGGAAATGCTTCTGAAGAAGAGCTTGAAATTTTGTCAAAGTACGGAGAGAAGCTTGGACTTGCGTTTCAGGTTAAAGATGACATTCTCGACGTAACCGGCAATCCAGAACTACTCGGAAAGAATACAAATGCTGATACTGAGCACAGCAAAACGAATTTCATATCAACTTACGGGCTTGAAGGCTGTAAGAAAATATGCACAGATTTAACTAACGAGTGCATGAGTCTATTAGATGAGATATCTAAGGATACCAGCAGTTTGAAAGAATTATCCTTATTCCTCTTACAGAGAGAATTTTAA